Proteins encoded in a region of the Bactrocera tryoni isolate S06 chromosome 4, CSIRO_BtryS06_freeze2, whole genome shotgun sequence genome:
- the LOC120776001 gene encoding uncharacterized protein LOC120776001 has protein sequence MSSWRAATLFFFLSALLSFEFVSPWMNFNSYVSKKRTDLKKRCPNVRAIRNFDLESMMGFWYVVQYYASTEELPEYACMQSDFTFSAEDQHITLNFSYIFAEDPLREKLQGNITWYIPDFETPAHWMHTEDIYEGIYNTYVIDTDYKSWSLVMHCAEKKKSPRYLSALLLSREPQLGDNVINFLREKLPRYDIDLSFMFPINQTCHNLMESVNDDPLAYILNEEKEEEESTNKVKLILKT, from the exons ATGTCATCTTGGCGAGCTGCTACATTGTTCTTCTTCTTGAGCGCGCTGTTGAGTTTTGAATTCGTCTCACCTTGGATGAATTTCAACAGTTATGTGTCGAAGAAGCGCACCGATTTAAAAAAACGTTGTCCGAAT GTTCGTGCCATACGCAATTTTGATCTGGAATCAATGATGGGGTTCTGGTATGTTGTCCAGTATTATGCATCGACGGAAGAGTTGCCAGAATATGCCTGCATGCAAAGCGATTTTACATTCTCCGCCGAGGATCAACAT ATAACCCtgaattttagttatattttcgCCGAGGATCCATTGCGTGAGAAATTACAGGGCAACATTACCTGGTACATACCCGATTTCGAAACACCGGCGCACTGGATGCACACCGAGGATATTT ATGAGGGCATCTACAACACTTACGTCATCGATACAGACTACAAATCGTGGAGCCTAGTAATGCATTGTGCGGAAAAGAAAAAATCACCGCGTTACTTATCAGCTTTGTTGTTGTCGCGAGAACCGCAACTGGGCGATAATGTCATAAACTTCTTGAG GGAAAAGCTACCACGTTACGATATTGACCTGTCGTTTATGTTTCCGATTAATCAGACGTGCCATAATTTAATGGAATCGGTTAATGACGATCCTCTTGCTTATATACTAAACGAAGAGAAGGAAGAAGAGGAGTCGACGAATAAAGtcaaacttattttaaaaacatga
- the LOC120773858 gene encoding protein wings apart-like: protein MSRWGKNIVVPMDVLCKGEECTNRPTVARSVGTVGKWGKIGFTSTRTYALAALSPAVAAAAAAAAAAASPAQSPASLLDDDMSPSVPEPPKPKKFFKSRNTAPPEVIAQIIQNMPRTPASPIRESYSAGTSNAGSIGTPVREPIKMKLPKANSGERKKKSPKKAIAKQTAAEEDDNATGDISTLGANKPVSESKQKKKKEEKKLKPEAPPSRVIARARKVVNYCEDDEDERIPTPLKDIIFPKNKPAKSDETGVPNADDSIKSGATIEPDLPPPATPAPTAVTVSATLIGSGASTSTTVGTTYTPKTPEHPPIVLRISKGTSRLVSTDSEEQPITNNISSPHQHYDTEPSKSRQASTEEVPSTHPPPVYNTPKIIVKPLRPPSPDPVLPPPTVPAPQTAHVSHQNSEDPSEINYSTVKISPDKPPKERLKLIIKTDVIRNAIKAAEAAKAAAAAQKAAAAAESGSASGGEREKKQKSKKHKHLKHVALEQANIAATGSEFKTPSPHLAFSAHIEQQHLQPTPIGRTVISPPALSERDFDSQSSVLGSISSKGNSTPQLLAQAVHEESCVIHSRGSSVITSDLETSQHSSLVAPPSDIESRLESMMMDGEVSQRATNLVEEPLQEDILAVLRGDESLHSVAATNIESDEPKVNGVADPMDVPEMETATELQREEIEEQSTTKRRVTRGRGRGARANYAEDEDENSQSPQKTQPATTTRTRGRKPAATVAPTVIGEEPTKRPTRGRPKKVAAVTEEHITSPTDNDTSPEKGVGELESLPTTEIATQQTNDSIETPAIATAPVTRRGRQPRNISNNNNVNNNNNNINKIAASLSAKAGAAEEAAAAATKSGAASTSPLTGSTPPAPRSYGRKRKNQQVTQVLQPSAEELEEQQHGTPAKLANIDYHDSATSNDLNTCISSQLSAQLPSASLTPTLELHDNNSNSNSLTRPASATPSSPPRRDYKVKDKFKRTLTLDNQVNCNAVVESPTAGLLAEHVVYGVCNDASTGANGEEEQQRGSVKLVISKKKGSIFKSRALVPPDQTEQTAASKRHLYKHSWDAEANGSTANDANASPLQKNDTLAPPATTRTAADAIFDDFSEDLSPSAISRDNSPAIGKLTRITKANNAQIRSNSPYDMDIDAPSDTVTSVKIDRKAKGFYTVVRNVKTAHQIQEIGEYQEMDDDVEYILDALQPHNPTPTRCLSALQLASKCMIPTFRMHVRAHGVVTKFFKALSDANMDQSLGLCTSAIMFILSQEGLNMDLDRDSLELMMNLLESEIVAAPSDRANYERNRQKVRELCEEIKSQGKAAHLNVDTLTVGTLAMETLLSLTSKRAGDWFKEELRSLGGLEHIIKTISDNCRPVIDCNNGATHIQWTQSLLDNMQTVERCMRVLENVTQLNEENQRYVLTYGQGEAVHTLCSLFTLCDREIMRHVAESIEHSAKDSPGVVMRELLFPLLKVLINLTHTFNPTKALGAELLGQRIAVIETCFRLLLQAPNYIPERCVFELSILVLLLLINLTMYTIPNRVAIMRIYAPPEYSSHQHNKVTAVQAVMEYFYGCEELARLVEKNTDAILDSTDKNKKKQEEVDETVNNLLKNSGHHMEHTIKGSYAALLIGHIITDNEDYETLVRRHLRGNGFKEIISVLEKYYTFMDLTCSDASAVAHIKSTKTLIDYFKKRDLVYEMNESDDCALPLNLETHHASTSATSANAGMDIIGNGDSPTMTTTRSGGSQRVYKSYSQR, encoded by the exons ATGTCTCGTTGGGGCAAAAATATTGTTGTCCCCATGGACGTACTTTGCAAGGGTGAGGAATGTACCAATCGTCCAACTGTAGCACGTTCTGTCGGTACGGTTGGTAAATGGGGCAAAATCGGGTTTACATCTACCCGTACTTATGCTTTAGCCGCACTATCACCGGCCGTAGCTGcggctgctgccgctgctgctgcagcaGCGAGTCCTGCTCAAAGTCCAGCATCATTACTTGACGATGACATGTCCCCATCGGTACCGGAACCCCCAAAGcccaagaaattttttaaatcacgTAATACTGCGCCACCGGAGGTGATTGCACAAATCATACAGAATATGCCCAGAACACCGGCTTCGCCTATACGCGAAAGTTATTCGGCTGGAACATCAAATGCTGGTTCGATCGGCACTCCAGTACGTGAAccaatcaaaatgaaattacCAAAAGCAAATTCTGGGGAGCGTAAGAAGAAATCACCGAAGAAAGCTATTGCTAAGCAAACGGCAGCGGAAGAGGATGACAACGCCACTGGGGATATTTCTACGCTAGGTGCGAATAAACCGGTAAGCGAATctaagcaaaaaaagaaaaaagaggagaaaaaattaaagcccGAAGCACCTCCGTCTCGTGTTATTGCCCGGGCACGTAAAGTGGTTAACTATTGTGAAGATGATGAAGATGAGCGCATACCGACTCCACTGAAAGATATCATATTTCCTAAAAATAAACCTGCTAAATCAGATGAAACTGGGGTACCTAACGCAGACGATAGTATAAAAAGTGGTGCGACTATTGAGCCAGATCTGCCGCCTCCAGCAACACCCGCACCAACAGCTGTTACAGTTAGTGCGACATTAATCGGAAGCGGAGCGTCAACTTCGACGACAGTCGGAACAACTTACACGCCGAAAACACCTGAACACCCACCAATAGTGCTGAGAATTTCTAag GGTACCTCTCGTTTGGTGAGTACTGATAGTGAAGAGCAACCTATAACCAATAACATCTCATCTCCACACCAACACTACGATACCGAGCCATCAAAATCTCGCCAAGCGTCTACAGAAGAAGTTCCTTCCACACATCCTCCGCCGGTATATAATACGCCAAAGATCATTGTAAAACCACTGCGACCGCCTTCTCCGGATCCAGTGCTGCCGCCGCCTACAGTACCCGCTCCTCAAACTGCACACGTATCACATCAAAACTCTGAAGACCCATCCGAAATCAATTATTCGACAGTGAAAATTTCACCGGATAAACCGCCTAAAGAACGATTAAAACTTATAATTAAAACAGACGTGATACGCAACGCCATAAAAGCCGCCGAGGCAGCTAAAGCCGCTGCAGCAGCCCAAAAAGCAGCCGCCGCTGCGGAATCAGGCAGTGCCTCTGGAGGTGAACGTGAAAAgaaacagaaaagtaaaaagCATAAACATTTGAAACACGTCGCTTTAGAACAAGCAAATATTGCCGCAACTGGAAGTGAATTTAAGACGCCTTCTCCGCATCTGGCATTTAGTGCACACATTGAACAACAACATCTACAACCGACGCCCATAGGACGTACAGTGATTTCTCCACCTGCGCTGTCGGAGCGTGACTTTGATTCGCAATCCTCTGTGCTGGGCAGCATTTCGTCTAAAGGTAACAGTACGCCACAGCTATTGGCGCAGGCGGTGCACGAAGAGAGTTGTGTGATACACAGTCGTGGTTCTAGTGTTATAACTAGCGATTTAGAAACGAGTCAACATTCCTCATTGGTAGCCCCTCCTTCCGATATAGAGTCACGGTTAGAATCTATGATGATGGACGGCGAAGTGAGTCAACGAGCAACGAATTTGGTAGAAGAGCCACTACAAGAAGATATATTAGCAGTACTGCGCGGCGACGAAAGTCTTCATTCCGTAGCCGCAACTAATATTGAGTCCGATGAACCCAAAGTGAACGGCGTAGCGGATCCGATGGATGTTCCAGAAATGGAAACAGCTACAGAGCTACAAAGAGAAGAAATCGAAGAACAAAGTACAACAAAACGACGTGTCACACGAGGGCGTGGTCGAGGTGCAAGAGCAAACTATGCGGAAGATGAGGATGAAAACAGTCAATCTCCACAGAAAACTCAACCGGCCACAACAACGAGAACACGAGGGCGCAAACCAGCTGCTACCGTGGCACCTACCGTCATCGGGGAGGAACCTACTAAACGCCCAACAAGAGGGCGACCAAAAAAGGTAGCTGCTGTAACTGAGGAGCATATAACTTCACCAACAGATAACGACACATCTCCTGAAAAAGGTGTCGGGGAATTGGAAAGCTTACCTACAACAGAGATTGCCACACAGCAAACCAACGATAGTATTGAAACACCTGCAATCGCTACGGCACCCGTCACACGTCGTGGACGCCAACCTCGTaatattagcaacaacaacaatgtaaataataacaataataatattaataaaatcgcCGCCAGTTTATCAGCGAAAGCTGGTGCCGCCGAAGaggctgcagcagcagcaactaaAAGTGGCGCTGCGAGTACATCACCGCTAACAGGCAGCACACCACCAGCGCCGCGTAGTTATGGCAGAAAACGTAAGAATCAACAAGTTACTCAAGTATTACAGCCATCGGCCGAAGAACTCGAGGAACAACAGCATGGCACGCCCGCGAAATTGGCCAATATAGATTACCACGACTCGGCCACATCAAATGATTTGAACACGTGCATTTCGTCACAGTTATCCGCGCAATTACCATCCGCCTCATTGACACCAACACTGGAGCTGCATGACAACAACTCCAATTCCAATTCACTCACCCGTCCAGCAAGTGCAACACCGTCATCGCCACCACGGCGTGACTACAAAGTCAAAGACAAATTCAAACGTACACTAACACTAGACAATCAAGTAAATTGTAATGCAGTCGTCGAATCGCCAACAGCTGGACTCTTGGCCGAACATGTGGTGTACGGCGTCTGCAATGACGCGTCTACCGGTGCGAATGGAGAGGAAGAACAACAGCGTGGTTCTGTGAAACTTGTGATCTCTAAGAAGAAAGGTAGCATATTTAAGAGTCGTGCACTGGTGCCACCCGATCAGACGGAGCAAACGGCGGCTTCTAAACGTCACCTGTACAAACATAGTTGGGATGCTGAAGCGAACGGCAGCACAGCTAACGACGCGAATGCGTCCCCACTGCAAAAGAATGATACGCTTGCACCGCCTGCAACCACACGTACAGCGGCCGAtgcgattttcgatgacttcagcGAGGATCTAAGTCCGAGCGCCATATCGCGTGATAACAGCCCAGCTATTGGCAAACTCACACGCATAACGAAAGCTAACAATGCGCAAATCCGCTCCAACAGCCCGTACGATATGGATATAGATGCGCCGAGCGATACTGTAACGAGTGTGAAAATCGATCGCAAAGCTAAAGGCTTCTACACCGTTGTGCGTAATGTGAAAACAGCGCATCAAATACAGGAAATTGGTGAATATCAAGAAATGGATGATGATGTCGAGTACATATTGGATGCGCTGCAACCGCATAATCCAACGCCAACACGCTGCTTATCAGCTCTTCAGCTGGCGTCGAAGTGTATGATCCCAACGTTCCGTATGCATGTGCGCGCACATGGCGTGGTTACCAAGTTTTTCAAG GCGCTTTCTGATGCAAATATGGATCAGAGTCTAGGTCTCTGTACATCTGCAATTATGTTTATACTCTCACAAGAGGGTCTAAATATGGATCTCGATCGCGACTCGCTGGAATTAATGATGAACTTGCTCGAGTCGGAAATTGTAGCAGCACCTTCGGATCGCGCCAACTACGAACGCAATCGTCAAAAGGTGCGTGAACTCTGCGAGGAAATAAAATCTCAAGGCAAAGCGGCTCACCTCAATGTGGACACGCTTACTGTTGGCACTCTGGCAATGGAAACACTACTATCGTTGACCTCGAAGCGTGCAGGCGATTGGTTTAAGGAAGAGCTACGCTCACTTGGCGGCCTCGAACATATCATAAAAACTATTTCCGACAATTGTCGTCCTGTAATCGATTGCAATAATGGCGCTACACATATTCAATGGACGCAATCGCTACTCGACAATATGCAAACGGTCGAGCGTTGTATGCGTGTGCTGGAGAATGTGACGCAATTGAATGAGGAGAATCAACGGTATGTATTGACTTACGGTCAAGGCGAGGCGGTCCACACATTATGTTCACTATTTACACTATGCGATCGTGAGATAATGCGTCATGTAGCCGAGTCAATCGAGCATTCTGCCAAAGATAGTCCAGGAGTGGTAATGCGCGAGCTCCTATTCCCACTTCTCAAAGTGCTCATCAATTTAACGCACACATTCAATCCGACAAAAGCGTTGGGTGCCGAATTGTTGGGTCAACGCATTGCTGTAATCGAGACCTGCTTCCGTCTGTTGCTGCAGGCACCCAACTACATTCCTGAACGTTGTGTCTTTGAGCTGAGTATTCTG GTGCTGCTGTTGCTTATCAACCTTACCATGTATACGATACCTAATCGCGTGGCGATAATGCGAATTTATGCGCCACCCGAATACAGCAGTCATCAACATAACAAGGTGACTGCTGTGCAAGCTGTGATGGAGTATTTCTACGGATGCGAGGAATTGGCCAG ATTGGTCGAAAAGAATACAGATGCCATTTTGGATAGTACcgataaaaataagaagaaacaGGAGGAGGTTGATGAAACTGTAAATAACT TGCTGAAAAACTCCGGCCATCACATGGAGCACACCATTAAGGGTAGCTATGCCGCTCTTCTTATTGGCCACATAATCACTGATAATGAGGACTACGAAACGCTGGTGCGTAGACATTTACGCGGAAATGgcttcaaagaaattattagTGTACTGGAGAAATACTATACATTTATGGATCTAACTTGT tcgGATGCTTCCGCTGTGGCGCATATTAAGTCGACAAAGACATTAATTGACTACTTCAAGAAACGTGATTTAGTGTACGAGATGAACGAATCCGATGACTGTGCGCTTCCCCTAAACTTAGAAACACATCACGCTTCAACGTCGGCTACCAGCGCAAACGCCGGTATGGACATTATCGGCAATGGCGATAGTccgacaatgacaacaacacgTAGCGGCGGCTCGCAACGCGTTTACAAAAGCTACAGTCAAAGATAA
- the LOC120774276 gene encoding mitochondrial import inner membrane translocase subunit Tim9, whose protein sequence is MVDAGQNASIDNLDKDQMKTFSDFLMSYNKLSEMCFTDCVRDFTSRVVKDNEERCALNCMEKYLKMNQRISQRFQEFQMIANENAIAMAQKSGKL, encoded by the exons atggtAGATGCGGGTCAAAATGCTTCGATCGATAACTTGGATAAGGATCAAATGAAAACA TTCTCCGATTTTCTGATGTCCTACAATAAATTGTCGGAAATGTGTTTCACAGATTGCGTGCGCGATTTTACTTCGCGTGTGGTCAAAGATAATGAG GAACGCTGTGCACTCAATTGTATGGAGAAGTACCTGAAGATGAACCAACGTATTTCACAGCGCTTCCAAGAGTTCCAAATGATTGCCAATGAAAACGCCATAGCGATGGCGCAAAAGTCTGGTAAACTTTAA